From the genome of Thermoflexus hugenholtzii, one region includes:
- a CDS encoding HEPN domain-containing protein has protein sequence MNRWRDWWRQAQADLRHARESVRLEDYAWACFAAQQAAEKALKALYMRRNQIAWGHSVRLLLEQLGEEIPESLLEAARILDKYYIGPRYPNAHPAGAPFELYTRHEALEAIRLAEEILSYVRADLES, from the coding sequence ATGAACCGATGGCGGGACTGGTGGCGACAGGCTCAGGCGGATCTGCGGCATGCTCGAGAGAGCGTGCGGCTGGAGGATTACGCTTGGGCCTGCTTCGCAGCTCAACAGGCTGCGGAGAAAGCCTTGAAAGCCCTCTATATGAGGCGAAACCAGATCGCCTGGGGGCATTCCGTGCGGTTGTTGCTGGAGCAGCTCGGCGAGGAGATCCCTGAAAGCCTGCTCGAGGCGGCGCGCATTCTGGATAAATATTACATCGGCCCACGGTATCCGAATGCCCATCCGGCCGGGGCACCCTTTGAACTATATACCCGCCATGAAGCGCTGGAGGCCATCCGGCTCGCTGAGGAGATCCTGAGCTATGTCCGTGCGGATTTGGAAAGCTGA
- a CDS encoding nucleotidyltransferase domain-containing protein, producing the protein MSVRIWKADRQRIQSGLERWLKEVIEPAQEVREVWLFGSYARGEEWPGSDVDLLLIVREAEGRFEDRALRYIPLRSDLPLEIFVYTEEEARALSGQPGSLVWIAFREGRCLWRREEDAGPGG; encoded by the coding sequence ATGTCCGTGCGGATTTGGAAAGCTGACCGTCAGAGGATCCAGAGCGGCCTGGAGCGCTGGTTGAAGGAGGTCATCGAGCCGGCGCAGGAGGTTCGAGAGGTCTGGCTGTTCGGATCCTACGCGCGAGGGGAAGAGTGGCCGGGAAGCGATGTGGATCTGCTGTTGATCGTGCGCGAAGCGGAGGGGCGTTTCGAGGATCGTGCGCTGCGGTATATTCCTCTGCGCTCGGATTTGCCTCTTGAGATATTCGTCTACACAGAGGAGGAGGCGCGTGCCCTATCCGGGCAGCCCGGCTCTTTGGTCTGGATCGCCTTCCGGGAGGGTCGGTGTCTCTGGCGGCGGGAGGAGGACGCGGGACCCGGCGGATAA
- the sucD gene encoding succinate--CoA ligase subunit alpha: MSILVHRNTRVVVQGITGREGQFHTQQMLEYGTQVVAGVTPGKGGQWILGIPVFDTVKEAVEATGANCSVIFVPARFAPDAILEAADAGVPLIVCITEGIPVQDMIRVRAYLDRKGVRLIGPNGPGLITPGECKVGIIPGHITRPGPVGIVSRSGTLTYEVIAALSQRGIGQSTCVGIGGDPIPGTNFVEVLAMFEEDPQTEHIVLIGEIGGTEEERAADFIATKMSKPVTAFIAGRTAPPGKRMGHAGAIIEGGTGSAAEKIAKLESVGIPVARHPEEIAEIVASRLGVRA, encoded by the coding sequence ATGAGCATCCTGGTCCATCGCAACACGCGCGTGGTGGTGCAGGGGATCACGGGCCGCGAAGGCCAGTTCCACACCCAGCAGATGCTGGAATACGGCACGCAGGTGGTGGCCGGGGTCACCCCGGGCAAGGGCGGGCAGTGGATCCTGGGGATCCCGGTGTTCGACACTGTGAAGGAAGCCGTGGAGGCGACCGGGGCCAACTGCTCGGTGATCTTCGTCCCTGCCCGCTTCGCCCCCGACGCCATCCTGGAAGCGGCCGACGCGGGAGTCCCCCTGATCGTCTGCATCACGGAGGGGATCCCCGTTCAGGACATGATTCGGGTCCGGGCTTACCTGGATCGTAAGGGTGTGCGGCTGATCGGGCCCAACGGACCCGGCCTGATCACCCCGGGGGAATGCAAGGTGGGGATCATCCCTGGCCACATCACCCGCCCGGGCCCGGTGGGCATTGTCTCGCGCTCGGGGACCCTGACCTATGAGGTGATCGCGGCCCTGAGTCAGCGGGGCATCGGCCAGAGCACCTGTGTGGGGATCGGCGGCGATCCCATCCCTGGAACCAATTTCGTAGAAGTCCTGGCGATGTTTGAGGAAGATCCACAAACGGAGCATATTGTGCTGATCGGCGAGATCGGCGGCACGGAGGAGGAGCGGGCGGCGGATTTCATCGCCACGAAGATGAGCAAGCCGGTAACGGCCTTCATCGCCGGGCGCACGGCGCCTCCGGGCAAGCGCATGGGGCATGCGGGGGCGATCATCGAGGGAGGGACCGGCTCCGCTGCGGAGAAGATCGCCAAGCTGGAAAGCGTGGGCATCCCTGTCGCCCGCCATCCGGAGGAGATCGCGGAGATCGTGGCCAGCCGGCTCGGTGTCCGCGCGTGA
- a CDS encoding ABC transporter ATP-binding protein, which translates to MIRFDRVSKRFHAHRQRPRSFHELFVEGWRLWRRPPAEVFWALRDVSFEVKPGETVGLIGPNGAGKSTVLKLAARVLEPTSGRVEVRGRVAALLELGVGFHPELTGRENVFLNGAFMGISRREMARRLEAIVAFAELEDYIDVPVKHYSSGMYVRLAFAVSVYLDPEILLVDEVLAVGDAAFQRKCVDHLMALQQAGVTILLVSHDLEAVQRLCHRAFWFDHGRIRMEGMPSSVVQAYLDQVREREDQALRDHNRQEVPARRGSGRVRIERVYLTDGDGRERYHFETGETIRIHMRYRARERIERPIFGLAIHRQDGVHICGPNTAFSGFEIPWVEGEGEIIYTIPTLPLLEGTYLISVAATDERDSEIFDYHDRAYVFRVVRGRHPERYGLMTMGGRWDHERLSVPQSLSVL; encoded by the coding sequence ATGATCCGTTTCGACCGGGTCTCCAAACGGTTCCATGCCCATCGCCAGCGCCCTCGCTCCTTTCATGAGTTGTTCGTCGAAGGGTGGCGGCTCTGGCGGCGACCTCCGGCGGAGGTTTTCTGGGCGCTGCGGGATGTCTCCTTCGAGGTAAAGCCCGGTGAGACCGTGGGTCTGATCGGGCCCAACGGCGCGGGCAAGAGCACTGTGCTCAAGCTCGCCGCCCGGGTCCTGGAGCCCACGTCCGGCCGGGTGGAGGTGCGGGGACGGGTAGCCGCCCTGTTGGAACTGGGGGTGGGTTTCCACCCGGAGCTGACAGGCCGGGAGAATGTCTTCCTGAACGGCGCCTTCATGGGCATCTCCCGCCGGGAGATGGCCCGCCGCCTGGAGGCCATCGTCGCCTTCGCCGAGCTGGAGGACTACATCGATGTCCCCGTCAAGCACTACTCCTCCGGGATGTATGTCCGTCTGGCTTTCGCGGTCTCCGTCTACCTGGATCCCGAGATCTTGCTGGTGGACGAGGTGCTGGCGGTGGGCGACGCGGCTTTCCAGCGCAAATGTGTGGATCATCTGATGGCCCTCCAGCAGGCCGGAGTGACCATCCTGCTGGTCTCCCATGACCTGGAAGCGGTGCAGCGGCTCTGCCACCGCGCCTTCTGGTTCGATCACGGTCGGATCCGGATGGAGGGGATGCCATCCAGTGTGGTCCAGGCCTATCTGGATCAGGTCCGCGAGCGGGAGGACCAGGCTCTTCGGGATCACAATCGGCAGGAAGTGCCCGCGCGCCGGGGGAGCGGGCGCGTGCGGATCGAGCGGGTCTACCTGACCGACGGCGATGGTCGAGAGCGCTATCATTTCGAGACCGGGGAGACCATCCGGATCCATATGCGCTATCGTGCGCGGGAGCGAATCGAGCGACCGATCTTCGGCCTGGCCATCCATCGACAGGATGGGGTTCACATCTGCGGCCCCAACACAGCCTTCTCCGGTTTCGAGATCCCTTGGGTGGAGGGAGAGGGGGAGATCATCTATACGATCCCCACTCTTCCGCTCCTGGAGGGCACCTATTTGATCTCGGTGGCTGCCACAGATGAGCGGGACAGCGAGATCTTCGATTATCACGATCGGGCTTATGTCTTCCGGGTGGTGCGCGGCCGGCATCCGGAGCGCTATGGCCTGATGACCATGGGCGGCCGCTGGGATCACGAGCGGCTCTCGGTCCCACAGAGCCTTTCCGTCCTGTAA
- a CDS encoding M42 family metallopeptidase, whose amino-acid sequence MSDDLEGLLKVLTEAHGVPGYETEVREVMRRLLEGLGEIEQDNIGSLICRRGEGGPRVMLAAHMDEIGFMVKHITPEGFIRFTPLGGWFDQVLLGQRVVIKTHKGDVIGVIGAKPPHLLPPDERKKVVEKKDMYIDIGATSAKEVEEAGVRIGDPIVPLAPFQVLASGKAYLAKAFDDRVGCAVLVEVMRRLAREGHPNTVYAVATVQEEVGLRGAATSVEKVNPEVALILESDIAGDVPGIKPEESTVKLGGGPTIVVYDARMIPNLRLRDLAVETACALGIPIQFSVIEGGATDGGVIHLHKGGVPTLVLGVPARHIHSHGGHCPS is encoded by the coding sequence ATGAGCGATGATCTGGAGGGGTTGCTGAAGGTCTTGACCGAGGCCCACGGCGTCCCGGGTTATGAAACGGAGGTCCGCGAAGTGATGCGTCGTCTCTTGGAGGGCCTGGGGGAGATCGAGCAGGACAACATCGGCAGCCTGATCTGCCGGCGCGGCGAAGGCGGGCCTCGAGTGATGCTGGCAGCCCACATGGACGAGATCGGCTTCATGGTCAAGCACATCACTCCCGAAGGCTTCATTCGCTTCACCCCCCTGGGTGGATGGTTCGATCAGGTGCTCCTGGGTCAGCGTGTTGTCATCAAGACACATAAAGGAGATGTGATCGGCGTGATCGGCGCTAAGCCACCTCATCTGCTTCCACCGGATGAGCGCAAGAAGGTGGTCGAGAAAAAGGATATGTATATCGACATCGGTGCCACCTCGGCGAAGGAGGTGGAGGAGGCCGGGGTGCGTATCGGCGACCCCATCGTGCCCCTGGCGCCGTTCCAGGTGCTGGCCAGTGGCAAGGCGTATCTCGCTAAGGCTTTCGATGACCGGGTGGGCTGCGCGGTGCTGGTGGAGGTCATGCGCCGCCTGGCCCGAGAGGGGCACCCCAACACCGTCTACGCTGTGGCGACGGTCCAGGAGGAGGTGGGCCTGCGGGGGGCGGCCACCAGTGTGGAGAAGGTGAACCCCGAGGTGGCCTTGATCCTGGAATCGGACATCGCTGGGGATGTTCCGGGCATCAAGCCCGAGGAGTCTACGGTGAAGTTGGGCGGTGGTCCCACCATCGTCGTCTACGATGCTCGCATGATCCCGAACCTCCGCCTACGGGATCTGGCGGTGGAAACCGCCTGCGCCCTGGGGATTCCCATTCAGTTCTCTGTGATCGAGGGAGGCGCCACGGACGGCGGCGTCATTCATCTGCATAAAGGAGGGGTGCCCACGCTGGTCCTCGGCGTCCCCGCTCGACATATCCATAGTCATGGGGGGCATTGTCCATCGTGA
- the atpA gene encoding F0F1 ATP synthase subunit alpha translates to MADRTDAWQELIASLQQRIEAYTPEVEVAEIGEVLEAGDGIARCSGLRNVMASELVEFENGVMGIAFNLERDNVGVIILGDFSGIRQGMKVRGTGRIASVPVGQALLGRVVDPLGRPLDGKGPIVTDRYRPIERIAPGVTKRQDVDTPVQTGIKAIDAMIPIGRGQRELIIGDRQTGKTAIAVDTIINQKGKGMVCIYVAIGQKRAQVARLVDILERYGAMDYTIVVAATASDPAALQYIAPYAGCAMGEEVMENGVIVDGQLVNDALIVYDDLTKHAWAYRQVSLLLRRPPGREAYPGDIFYLHSRLLERAARLANKYIIVPKDAPEDAQEGVDGKVYTGPLGYKEALKALEARPDKENLKILKVKGSGGSLTALPIVETQLGDVSAYIPTNVISITDGQIYLETDLFNAGIRPAINVGISVSRVGGAAQTKAMKQVAGRLRLEMAQFRELAAFVQFGSDLDKTTLAIIERGKRLTEILKQPQYEPMPLEEQVMVIFAGTNGYLDAIPVEKVRQWEKEFLRFMATNYPEVGRDIAERKEITKETEEKLRRAIEEFNRGWLAG, encoded by the coding sequence ATGGCGGATCGGACGGACGCCTGGCAGGAGCTGATTGCCTCTTTACAGCAGCGCATTGAGGCATATACCCCTGAAGTGGAGGTCGCCGAGATCGGCGAGGTCCTCGAGGCCGGGGATGGCATCGCCCGCTGCTCGGGCCTCCGCAACGTGATGGCCAGCGAGCTGGTGGAGTTCGAGAACGGCGTGATGGGCATCGCCTTCAACCTGGAGCGCGATAACGTCGGCGTCATCATCCTGGGAGATTTCAGCGGCATCCGCCAGGGGATGAAGGTCCGGGGCACCGGCCGCATCGCCTCGGTGCCGGTCGGCCAGGCCCTCCTGGGTCGCGTGGTGGACCCCCTGGGCCGACCCCTGGACGGGAAAGGGCCTATCGTCACGGATCGCTACCGGCCCATCGAGCGCATCGCCCCCGGTGTGACCAAGCGCCAGGACGTGGACACCCCGGTGCAGACGGGCATCAAGGCCATCGACGCGATGATCCCCATTGGGCGTGGCCAGCGGGAGCTGATCATCGGCGACCGCCAGACGGGGAAGACCGCCATCGCTGTGGACACTATCATCAACCAGAAGGGCAAGGGGATGGTCTGCATCTACGTGGCCATCGGTCAGAAGCGCGCCCAGGTGGCCCGTCTGGTCGATATCCTCGAGCGCTACGGCGCGATGGATTACACCATCGTGGTGGCGGCCACCGCCTCCGACCCCGCCGCCCTGCAATACATCGCCCCCTACGCGGGCTGCGCCATGGGGGAGGAGGTGATGGAGAACGGGGTGATCGTCGACGGCCAGCTGGTCAACGACGCCCTCATCGTCTACGACGATCTTACCAAGCACGCCTGGGCCTACCGCCAGGTCTCCCTGCTGCTCCGGCGTCCGCCCGGCCGAGAGGCCTACCCGGGCGACATTTTCTACCTCCACTCCCGGCTTCTCGAGCGCGCCGCTCGGCTGGCCAACAAATACATCATCGTGCCGAAGGACGCTCCCGAGGATGCCCAGGAGGGCGTCGACGGGAAAGTCTACACCGGCCCTCTGGGCTATAAGGAGGCCCTGAAGGCCCTGGAGGCCCGTCCCGATAAGGAGAACCTCAAAATCCTCAAAGTGAAGGGCTCCGGTGGGAGCCTCACGGCGCTGCCCATCGTGGAGACTCAACTGGGAGACGTCTCGGCCTACATCCCCACCAACGTGATCTCCATCACCGATGGCCAGATCTATCTGGAGACCGACCTCTTCAACGCCGGCATCCGTCCGGCCATCAACGTGGGGATCTCGGTCTCTCGGGTAGGGGGCGCAGCCCAGACGAAGGCCATGAAGCAGGTGGCCGGGCGCCTGCGCCTGGAGATGGCCCAGTTCCGGGAGCTGGCTGCCTTCGTTCAGTTCGGATCGGATCTCGATAAGACCACCCTGGCCATCATCGAGCGGGGCAAGCGGCTGACGGAGATCCTCAAGCAACCCCAGTATGAGCCGATGCCCCTGGAGGAGCAGGTGATGGTCATCTTCGCTGGAACCAACGGCTACCTGGACGCCATCCCGGTGGAGAAGGTGCGCCAGTGGGAGAAGGAGTTCCTGCGTTTCATGGCCACAAATTATCCCGAGGTCGGCCGCGATATCGCGGAACGTAAGGAGATCACCAAGGAGACCGAGGAGAAGCTGCGCCGTGCCATCGAGGAGTTCAACCGCGGCTGGCTGGCGGGATGA
- a CDS encoding Uma2 family endonuclease produces the protein MAVATRARIQVDIKPFHPYLLRLYGVSEAEFESLADEDLKAEYLDGVMIVHSPATVRHEERQLFLATLLKLYADAHRMGRVLGGNAVFRWRERRLAPDVMVVRDEQRIGPKEVEGPPDLVVEVLSESTRDYDLGEKRRLYREAGVGELWLVDVEGQVVVVERRGRGYEPEEIHEGWVVSEAVPGFRIRAEWLWQEPLPSVLGCWALMRGSGDAGPAFA, from the coding sequence ATGGCCGTCGCCACCCGCGCCCGCATCCAGGTAGACATCAAGCCCTTCCATCCCTACCTGCTTCGCCTGTATGGGGTGAGCGAGGCGGAGTTCGAGTCCCTGGCCGACGAGGATCTCAAGGCGGAATACCTCGACGGGGTGATGATTGTGCACTCGCCGGCGACCGTTCGGCATGAGGAACGCCAGCTTTTCCTTGCCACCCTCTTGAAGCTCTATGCGGATGCCCACCGGATGGGCCGGGTGCTGGGAGGCAACGCGGTGTTCCGGTGGAGGGAGCGACGGCTCGCCCCTGATGTGATGGTGGTGCGAGATGAACAACGGATCGGCCCGAAGGAAGTGGAAGGGCCTCCGGACCTCGTGGTGGAGGTGCTTTCGGAGTCGACGCGGGACTATGATTTGGGGGAGAAGCGGCGGTTGTATCGGGAGGCGGGGGTGGGGGAGCTGTGGCTGGTGGATGTGGAGGGGCAGGTGGTGGTCGTGGAGCGGCGGGGGAGGGGATATGAGCCGGAGGAGATCCATGAGGGCTGGGTGGTTTCGGAGGCGGTGCCGGGGTTCCGGATTCGGGCAGAGTGGCTGTGGCAGGAACCCCTCCCCTCCGTCCTCGGATGCTGGGCGCTGATGCGGGGGAGCGGCGATGCAGGCCCTGCGTTCGCTTGA
- a CDS encoding Uma2 family endonuclease, with product MQALRSLEVRSDHPYLLRLYGVSEAEFESLADEDLKAEYLDGVMIVHSPAGFSHEDRQAFLLSLLRLYAEVHGIGRVVGGNALFRAGRRQFAPDVMVLPPHVPIVRQRAEGIPLLVVEVLSESTRDYDLGEKRRLYREVGVGELWLVDVEGQVVVVERRGRGYEPEEIHEGWVVSEAVPGFRIRAEWLWQEPLPSVLECWQAISSAG from the coding sequence ATGCAGGCCCTGCGTTCGCTTGAAGTGCGAAGCGATCATCCCTACCTGCTTCGCCTGTATGGGGTGAGCGAGGCGGAGTTCGAGTCCCTGGCCGACGAGGATCTCAAGGCGGAATACCTCGACGGGGTGATGATCGTGCACTCGCCGGCGGGTTTCTCCCATGAGGATCGCCAGGCTTTCCTGCTCTCCTTGCTCCGTCTCTACGCGGAGGTCCATGGGATCGGGCGCGTGGTCGGAGGGAACGCCCTCTTCCGAGCCGGCCGCCGGCAGTTCGCGCCGGATGTGATGGTCCTGCCTCCGCATGTGCCGATCGTCCGCCAGCGGGCGGAGGGGATCCCGCTCCTCGTGGTGGAGGTGCTTTCGGAGTCGACGCGGGACTATGATTTGGGGGAGAAGCGGCGGCTGTATCGGGAGGTGGGGGTGGGGGAGCTGTGGCTGGTGGATGTGGAGGGGCAGGTGGTGGTCGTGGAGCGGCGGGGGAGGGGATATGAGCCGGAGGAGATCCATGAGGGCTGGGTGGTTTCGGAGGCGGTGCCGGGGTTCCGGATTCGGGCGGAGTGGCTGTGGCAGGAACCCCTCCCCTCCGTCCTCGAATGCTGGCAGGCGATTTCATCCGCAGGCTGA
- the atpG gene encoding ATP synthase F1 subunit gamma gives MPTLRELRRRIRTVRSISQITRAMEAVSASKMRRAQEMTLASRPYSQKAWEVLVHLAHQAEASALLHPLLEVRPVHRVLLVLITADRGLCGAYNDNIIRLAFRFAAVSRAPVAFLTVGRKGRDAVARVRGALIADFSPMPRWPRFADVRPIARLAMEEFLKGSVDEVYVAYTDFINTMVQRPRVRRLLPLRLTGAYEPAVPEAVERLDTRAVANKTFIYEPDPAQLLEVILPRFVELQLYQAVLESLASEHSARMVAMRNATENAENLIYTLTLSYNKARQQSITSEMLDIAGGAEAMRQAARAQIQARVRTPAGR, from the coding sequence GTGCCTACCCTTCGGGAATTGCGGCGTCGCATTCGAACCGTGCGGAGCATCTCCCAGATCACCCGGGCGATGGAGGCGGTATCGGCCTCCAAGATGCGGCGGGCCCAGGAGATGACGCTGGCCTCTCGCCCCTATTCCCAGAAGGCCTGGGAGGTCCTGGTCCATCTCGCCCATCAGGCGGAGGCCAGCGCCCTTCTGCATCCCCTGCTGGAGGTCCGGCCGGTCCATCGGGTGCTGCTGGTTCTGATCACCGCGGATCGCGGGCTGTGCGGCGCTTACAACGACAACATCATCCGTCTAGCTTTCCGGTTCGCCGCAGTGAGCCGCGCCCCCGTGGCCTTCCTGACGGTGGGCCGCAAGGGGCGGGACGCCGTGGCGCGGGTGCGGGGAGCCTTGATTGCGGATTTCTCCCCTATGCCCCGTTGGCCGCGTTTTGCGGACGTGCGGCCCATCGCCCGCCTGGCGATGGAAGAGTTCCTAAAGGGGAGCGTCGATGAGGTCTATGTCGCCTATACGGATTTCATCAACACCATGGTCCAGCGCCCCCGTGTCCGCCGGCTGCTTCCCCTCCGCCTCACCGGTGCCTACGAACCGGCGGTCCCGGAGGCTGTGGAGCGGCTGGACACCCGGGCGGTGGCCAACAAGACGTTTATCTACGAACCGGACCCGGCTCAGTTGTTAGAGGTGATCCTGCCTCGTTTTGTGGAGCTCCAGCTCTATCAAGCGGTTCTGGAAAGCTTGGCCAGCGAGCATTCCGCGCGCATGGTAGCCATGCGCAACGCGACTGAGAACGCGGAGAACCTGATTTACACCCTGACCTTAAGCTACAACAAAGCTCGCCAGCAGTCCATCACCAGCGAGATGCTGGACATCGCGGGAGGCGCGGAGGCGATGCGCCAGGCCGCCCGCGCCCAGATCCAGGCGCGGGTCCGCACCCCCGCAGGCCGCTGA
- the atpD gene encoding F0F1 ATP synthase subunit beta, with translation MAKGSVGRIVQIMGNVVDVEFPPEELPDIYNAIEIPRDGHRLVLEVQQHLSGGVVRCIAMDTTDGLRRGMVAYDTGAPITVPVGEATLGRVFNVLGEPIDDKGPVHATEYRPIHQPPPSLEEQSTQIEVFETGLKVIDLIAPFMRGGKVAVFGGAGVGKTVIIMELIRNIATVHKGISVFAGIGERTREGTQLYREMIEAGVIDKTVMVFGQMNEPPGVRLRVGLTALTMAEYFRDQGRDVLIFIDNIFRFVMSGSEVSALLGRMPSAVGYQPTLAFEMGQLQERITSTRRGAITSMQAVYVPADDYSDPAPVATFAHLDATIALERSIAEKGIYPAVDPLASTSRILDPRIVGEEHYTVAREVQRVLQRYKDLQDIIAILGIDELSEEDKLIVARARKIERFFSQPMFVAEQFTGLPGRYVPLKETVRGFREILEGKHDDLPEAAFYMVGTIDEAVEKAERLRRGELR, from the coding sequence ATGGCCAAGGGCTCTGTGGGTCGGATCGTGCAGATCATGGGGAACGTGGTGGATGTGGAGTTCCCGCCCGAGGAGCTCCCCGATATCTATAACGCGATCGAGATCCCCCGGGACGGGCACCGGCTGGTGCTGGAGGTGCAGCAGCACCTGAGCGGCGGTGTGGTGCGCTGTATCGCCATGGACACCACGGATGGTCTGCGCCGGGGCATGGTGGCCTATGATACCGGAGCCCCCATCACGGTCCCGGTCGGGGAGGCCACCCTGGGCCGGGTGTTCAACGTGCTCGGGGAGCCCATCGACGACAAGGGCCCTGTCCACGCCACGGAATACCGGCCCATCCACCAGCCCCCGCCTTCCCTGGAGGAGCAATCCACACAGATCGAGGTCTTCGAGACCGGCCTCAAGGTCATCGATCTGATCGCCCCCTTCATGCGGGGCGGGAAGGTGGCGGTGTTCGGGGGCGCTGGGGTGGGCAAGACGGTGATCATCATGGAACTCATCCGCAACATCGCCACCGTCCACAAGGGCATCTCGGTCTTCGCCGGCATCGGGGAGCGCACCCGCGAGGGCACCCAGCTCTACCGGGAGATGATCGAGGCCGGGGTGATTGACAAGACTGTGATGGTCTTCGGCCAGATGAACGAGCCCCCGGGGGTGCGCCTGCGGGTGGGCCTGACCGCCCTCACCATGGCCGAGTATTTCCGGGATCAGGGGCGGGACGTCCTGATCTTCATCGACAACATCTTCCGCTTCGTGATGTCCGGCTCTGAGGTCTCGGCGCTGCTCGGCCGCATGCCCTCGGCGGTCGGGTATCAGCCCACCCTGGCTTTCGAGATGGGTCAGCTCCAGGAGCGCATCACCTCTACCCGCCGCGGGGCCATCACCTCTATGCAGGCGGTCTACGTGCCTGCCGACGACTATTCCGATCCGGCGCCGGTAGCCACCTTCGCTCATCTGGATGCCACCATCGCTCTGGAGCGGAGCATCGCCGAGAAAGGCATCTACCCGGCAGTGGATCCCCTGGCGTCCACCAGCCGGATCCTGGATCCGCGGATCGTAGGGGAGGAGCACTACACGGTGGCCCGGGAGGTGCAGCGGGTGCTGCAGCGCTATAAGGATCTCCAGGATATCATCGCCATCCTGGGGATCGACGAGCTCTCTGAGGAAGACAAGCTGATCGTGGCCCGGGCCCGCAAGATCGAGCGCTTCTTCAGCCAGCCGATGTTCGTGGCCGAGCAGTTCACCGGCTTGCCTGGCCGTTACGTCCCGTTGAAGGAGACGGTGCGTGGGTTCAGGGAGATCCTGGAAGGCAAGCACGATGATCTTCCCGAAGCCGCCTTCTACATGGTCGGCACCATCGATGAGGCGGTCGAGAAAGCCGAGCGCCTGCGCCGGGGCGAGCTGCGATGA
- a CDS encoding DUF6036 family nucleotidyltransferase: MRLREGRPVKIFFTRRFSVDLRQASSRLDREAIRRAREVELFGLTLRLATPEDLIVYKLARWEPIDERDVRAVLESQRGSLDWTYIEAAVHDLAQEAELPELPVRWSRLKEEIDG, encoded by the coding sequence TTGCGCCTCCGGGAAGGGCGACCGGTCAAGATCTTCTTCACCCGCCGTTTCTCGGTAGACTTGCGTCAAGCCTCCTCTCGGTTGGATCGAGAGGCGATCCGGCGCGCCCGGGAGGTGGAGCTGTTCGGGTTGACGTTGCGCTTGGCCACCCCGGAGGATCTGATCGTCTACAAACTAGCTCGTTGGGAGCCTATCGACGAGCGAGATGTGCGGGCGGTTCTGGAAAGCCAGCGAGGTTCTTTGGATTGGACCTACATCGAGGCGGCGGTGCACGACCTGGCCCAGGAGGCTGAGCTTCCGGAGCTGCCGGTCCGCTGGAGCCGTCTGAAGGAGGAGATCGACGGATGA
- a CDS encoding F0F1 ATP synthase subunit epsilon: protein MSPLRLEIVTQERALFSGDVDMVVAPGVEGELGILPGHAPLLTALGIGPLLARRGSEELWFAIHGGFMEVTPEKVIVLADVAERAEEIDIARAEEARQRAEQLLKERPAGVDLNAALAALRRSRVRLEVARRRRIRRESSSGP, encoded by the coding sequence ATGAGCCCTCTGCGCCTGGAGATCGTCACCCAGGAACGCGCTTTGTTCAGCGGGGATGTGGATATGGTCGTGGCCCCCGGCGTGGAAGGGGAGCTGGGAATCCTCCCCGGACATGCACCGTTGCTCACCGCCCTGGGGATCGGGCCGCTGCTGGCCCGCCGGGGTAGCGAGGAGCTCTGGTTTGCCATCCACGGGGGCTTTATGGAGGTCACCCCGGAGAAGGTGATCGTGCTGGCGGACGTCGCCGAGCGGGCGGAGGAGATCGACATCGCCCGGGCCGAGGAGGCCCGTCAGCGCGCGGAACAGCTCCTCAAAGAGCGGCCGGCCGGCGTGGATCTCAACGCCGCCCTGGCCGCCCTGCGCCGCTCGCGGGTCCGCCTGGAGGTCGCCCGCCGTCGCCGGATCCGTCGGGAGAGCTCGTCCGGACCATAA